In Roseofilum capinflatum BLCC-M114, the DNA window CTGGCCTGTGTGATACTCGGTGGAGTGTTAGCGTATTTCTATCCCATTACCCAGACCGTTCATCAAGAAATTCTCCTCAAACTGGAACAGAATCGCATAGATAACAGGCAAAACAGAGGATAAAAGTATCGGGTAGGGTGGGCGGGATCTGCTTGTATAGGCTACTAGCTTAAGCGCTAAGGAGCCGTTGGACTTGAATCTCGATATCCTTAAAAGCCGTGGGGGATAGGGTTCCGGTGGTTAGGATTGTTTCTGTGGCATAGTCCCCATTTTGGGGCTGAGTGTAAACCTGGAGTTGACCATCTTGGAGATTGACAACCCAGTATTCCGGGATTCCTGATTCAGCGTATAGTTGTTTTTTAGTCGTTGTATCTTGAGTCAGGGTGGTGTTGGCAAATTCGATAATCCAAAAGATATCCCCAGGATAGGGATGGTGTTCCAGGTAGACTCGTCCCAAAGGTTTAACAATGGCCAGATCGGGAACCGGTTCTGAGTCATTGGTGAGGGTAATGGGGTGCGCTTCACGGATTTTGACATGGTTACCCAACAGACTCCGCAGATAGTCCCCAACTTCGCTGTTGTAGTAAGCGTGGGGTTCTCCCTCTGGTGGCATAACGATTAGTTTTCCGCGTATCAGTTCCAGATTT includes these proteins:
- a CDS encoding Uma2 family endonuclease is translated as MTATPYRWAIANYHHAIRAGIFNDQNLELIRGKLIVMPPEGEPHAYYNSEVGDYLRSLLGNHVKIREAHPITLTNDSEPVPDLAIVKPLGRVYLEHHPYPGDIFWIIEFANTTLTQDTTTKKQLYAESGIPEYWVVNLQDGQLQVYTQPQNGDYATETILTTGTLSPTAFKDIEIQVQRLLSA